Proteins found in one Micromonospora sp. WMMD1082 genomic segment:
- a CDS encoding Rieske 2Fe-2S domain-containing protein: MRVTGTGHASMRIDTAAGSILCDPWVNPAYFASWFPFPDNSQLDWETLGKVDYLYVSHLHRDHFDAAHLKRYVAKSATVLLPEFPTSEMEDEFRELGFTKFLKTRNEEVVELDGGLKIMIQALTSPTDGPIGDSSLWVEYDGIRLLNQNDARPTDLSTFAELGHVHAHMLQFSGAIWYPMVYELPNAAKTAFGKQKRERQFDRTWRYIDDLKADHVFPIAGPPCFLDDELWQFNDIFGDEGNIFPDQSVFLAEYAKVGGTNGIVLLPGSVAEVTTSGATTTHPVPVAEFFADKVAHLEEMRERKRPVIEAEKASWRHPEVDVLKELKRRIEPLLDESIYLAKGVGGPVRFDLVGYDGDAIESIVVDFPGKQVRPYADEKVRYRFRTERALVEHLLHIGEVDWVNSLFLSCRFSAARIGQYNEFVYAFFKCLSTERLQYAEGWYDEHERAVDAEDITLGDWVVQRRCPHLKADLSRFGIVDGDQLTCQLHGWRFDLPSGRCLTSVGHKVRAHRVGEEAPTPTTVGEETPTPTN; this comes from the coding sequence GTGCGAGTGACCGGTACGGGGCACGCGAGCATGCGGATCGACACGGCCGCGGGCAGCATCCTGTGCGACCCGTGGGTCAATCCGGCCTACTTCGCCTCCTGGTTCCCGTTCCCCGACAACTCCCAGCTCGACTGGGAGACCCTCGGCAAGGTCGACTACCTGTACGTCTCCCACCTGCACCGGGACCACTTCGACGCGGCCCACCTCAAGCGGTACGTCGCCAAGTCCGCGACCGTGCTGCTGCCCGAGTTCCCCACCTCGGAGATGGAGGACGAGTTCCGCGAGCTGGGCTTCACGAAGTTCCTGAAGACCCGCAACGAGGAGGTCGTCGAGCTGGACGGCGGCCTGAAGATCATGATCCAGGCGCTGACCAGCCCGACCGACGGTCCGATCGGCGACTCCTCGCTCTGGGTGGAGTACGACGGCATCCGGCTGCTCAACCAGAACGACGCCCGCCCGACGGACCTGAGCACCTTCGCCGAGCTGGGCCACGTGCACGCGCACATGCTCCAGTTCTCCGGGGCGATCTGGTATCCGATGGTCTACGAGCTGCCGAACGCGGCCAAGACCGCCTTCGGCAAGCAGAAGCGGGAACGGCAGTTCGACCGCACCTGGCGCTACATCGACGACCTGAAGGCCGACCACGTCTTCCCGATCGCCGGCCCGCCCTGCTTCCTCGACGACGAGCTGTGGCAGTTCAACGACATCTTCGGCGACGAGGGGAACATCTTCCCCGACCAGTCGGTCTTCCTGGCCGAGTACGCAAAGGTCGGCGGCACCAACGGCATCGTGCTGCTGCCCGGCAGCGTCGCCGAGGTGACCACCTCGGGGGCCACGACGACGCACCCGGTGCCGGTGGCGGAGTTCTTCGCCGACAAGGTCGCCCACCTGGAGGAGATGCGCGAGCGCAAGCGGCCGGTCATCGAGGCGGAGAAGGCGTCCTGGCGGCACCCCGAGGTCGACGTGCTCAAGGAGCTGAAGCGGCGGATCGAGCCGCTGCTCGACGAGTCGATCTACCTCGCCAAGGGGGTCGGTGGTCCGGTCCGCTTCGACCTGGTCGGCTATGACGGGGATGCCATCGAATCCATCGTGGTCGACTTCCCCGGCAAGCAGGTGCGGCCGTACGCCGACGAGAAGGTGCGCTACCGGTTCCGTACCGAGCGGGCGCTGGTGGAGCACCTGCTGCACATCGGCGAGGTGGACTGGGTCAACTCGCTCTTCCTGTCCTGCCGCTTCTCCGCCGCGCGCATCGGGCAGTACAACGAGTTCGTGTACGCCTTCTTCAAGTGCCTCTCCACCGAGCGCCTGCAGTACGCCGAGGGCTGGTACGACGAGCACGAGCGGGCCGTCGACGCCGAGGACATCACCCTCGGCGACTGGGTGGTCCAGCGGCGCTGCCCGCACCTGAAGGCCGACCTGAGCCGGTTCGGCATCGTCGACGGCGACCAGCTCACCTGCCAGCTGCACGGTTGGCGTTTCGACCTGCCCAGCGGGCGCTGCCTGACCAGCGTCGGTCACAAGGTCCGCGCGCACCGCGTCGGCGAGGAAGCGCCCACCCCGACGACCGTCGGCGAGGAGACGCCCACCCCGACGAACTAG
- a CDS encoding DUF2631 domain-containing protein: MAGSEPVTAPDQHKPGHRKAGRIGAVLTALVLLAMLCGNHEGRVEDIWLIGLAALLLLIVIGDVVLRRNGLRH, from the coding sequence GTGGCAGGAAGCGAGCCGGTAACGGCCCCGGACCAGCACAAGCCCGGGCACCGCAAGGCCGGGCGGATCGGTGCGGTGCTCACCGCGCTCGTGCTGCTGGCGATGCTCTGCGGCAACCACGAGGGCAGGGTCGAGGACATCTGGCTGATCGGTCTGGCCGCGTTGCTGCTGCTCATCGTGATCGGCGACGTGGTGCTGCGCCGCAACGGCCTGCGCCACTGA
- a CDS encoding DivIVA domain-containing protein, translating to MASQGQRFRRKALRRGYKVDEVDAFLDRVEATLAGQSVGAPVASQEVHDVVFRVRFNGYDEWQVDLHLDRVERQLAELEERGGVGGRGGDGRMGPPDRMGPGMREDRGMSPVPQPPMPPRAMPAQAGPPYGRYDEPTGAFAGGYDAPRGGYDAPRGPGGPMGPGAPMGPPGGPGHGGPPRGLPAGPGGYGPPDGPGGYGPPDEPRFDGFEAGRHGRTDMTAEIRLPDRDPRRGPAGPPGLPQQALGGPPMGGPPAMGGPPAMGGPPAMAGPSMGGPPMAGPPGSDLYRVDQIRRSFQVRRFGSGYDPDQVDRFFESLLGGMAGRNQMPVNPKDLDTLRFGLVQGGYFEAEVDAALKNVQDILFGR from the coding sequence GTGGCGAGTCAGGGTCAGCGTTTCCGGCGTAAGGCGCTCCGCCGGGGATACAAGGTTGACGAGGTGGACGCCTTCCTGGACCGGGTCGAGGCGACACTCGCCGGTCAGTCGGTCGGTGCCCCGGTGGCCTCGCAGGAGGTCCACGACGTCGTCTTCCGGGTTCGCTTCAACGGCTACGACGAGTGGCAGGTCGACCTGCACCTTGACCGGGTCGAACGGCAGTTGGCCGAGTTGGAGGAGCGTGGCGGCGTGGGCGGCCGGGGCGGCGACGGCCGGATGGGCCCGCCGGACCGGATGGGCCCGGGCATGCGCGAGGACCGCGGCATGTCCCCGGTGCCGCAGCCGCCGATGCCGCCCCGGGCGATGCCCGCGCAGGCCGGCCCGCCCTACGGCCGCTACGACGAGCCCACCGGCGCCTTCGCCGGCGGGTACGACGCTCCCCGCGGTGGCTACGACGCGCCGCGCGGCCCCGGCGGCCCGATGGGCCCGGGGGCGCCGATGGGTCCGCCCGGTGGCCCGGGTCACGGCGGGCCGCCGCGTGGTCTGCCCGCGGGGCCCGGCGGATATGGCCCGCCGGACGGGCCGGGCGGCTACGGTCCGCCGGACGAGCCGCGCTTCGACGGGTTCGAGGCGGGCCGGCACGGCCGCACCGACATGACCGCCGAGATCCGGCTGCCGGACCGCGACCCGCGTCGTGGCCCGGCGGGGCCGCCCGGCCTGCCGCAGCAGGCGCTTGGCGGGCCGCCGATGGGTGGGCCCCCGGCGATGGGCGGTCCGCCGGCGATGGGCGGTCCGCCGGCGATGGCCGGGCCCTCGATGGGTGGGCCGCCGATGGCCGGCCCGCCCGGCAGCGACCTCTACCGGGTGGACCAGATCCGGCGGAGCTTCCAGGTCCGTCGCTTCGGCAGCGGGTACGACCCCGACCAGGTGGACCGGTTCTTCGAGAGCCTGCTCGGCGGGATGGCCGGTCGCAATCAGATGCCGGTGAATCCGAAGGACCTGGACACGCTGCGTTTCGGGCTGGTGCAGGGCGGCTACTTCGAGGCCGAGGTCGACGCCGCGCTGAAGAACGTCCAGGACATCCTCTTCGGCCGCTGA
- the rlmN gene encoding 23S rRNA (adenine(2503)-C(2))-methyltransferase RlmN — protein MTSLPLIPVDPDAPGARRAAMPPQHLADLDLAGRKELVTRLGETAFRARQISTHYFGRLVRDPAQMTDLPASSRERLADQLLPRLLTPVRELACDDGATRKALWRLHDGSLVESVLMGYPDRITVCISSQAGCGMACPFCATGQAGLTRNLSTAEIVDQAVYLAGVAASGVVAGSPPRLSHVVFMGMGEPLANYQRVVAAIRRLVAPAPEGLGLSQRHITVSTVGLVPAIHRLASEDLSVTLALSLHAPDDELRDELVPVNQRWKVCEVLDAAWAYAARTGRRVSIEYAMIKDVNDQPWRADLLGRLLAGKLAHVNLIPLNPTPGSRWDASPKPVEREFVRRLRDAGVSTTVRDTRGREIDGACGQLAAAEDSGTDPAGESA, from the coding sequence ATGACGAGTCTTCCCCTGATCCCGGTCGACCCGGACGCGCCCGGCGCGCGCCGGGCGGCGATGCCACCGCAACACCTCGCCGATCTCGACCTTGCCGGCCGGAAAGAGCTGGTCACCAGGCTGGGTGAGACAGCGTTCCGAGCCCGGCAGATCTCCACCCACTACTTCGGCCGGCTGGTACGCGACCCGGCGCAGATGACCGACCTGCCGGCGTCGTCCCGCGAGCGCCTGGCCGACCAGCTGCTGCCCCGGCTGCTCACTCCCGTGCGCGAACTGGCCTGCGACGACGGGGCGACGCGCAAGGCGCTGTGGCGGCTGCACGACGGGTCGCTGGTGGAGAGCGTGCTGATGGGCTACCCGGACCGGATCACCGTCTGCATCTCCAGCCAGGCCGGATGCGGCATGGCGTGCCCGTTCTGTGCCACCGGCCAGGCCGGTCTGACCCGCAACCTCTCCACCGCCGAGATCGTGGACCAGGCGGTCTACCTCGCGGGCGTGGCCGCCTCCGGCGTGGTCGCGGGGTCGCCGCCGAGGCTGTCGCACGTGGTCTTCATGGGCATGGGGGAGCCGCTGGCCAACTACCAGCGGGTGGTCGCCGCGATCCGCCGGCTGGTCGCGCCCGCGCCCGAGGGCCTCGGCCTGTCACAGCGACACATCACCGTTTCCACGGTCGGGCTGGTGCCGGCCATCCACCGACTGGCCAGCGAAGACCTCTCTGTGACTCTTGCGTTGTCGCTGCACGCCCCCGATGATGAGCTGCGCGACGAACTCGTGCCGGTCAACCAGCGCTGGAAGGTGTGCGAGGTGCTGGACGCAGCATGGGCCTACGCGGCCCGCACGGGCCGTCGTGTGTCGATCGAATACGCGATGATCAAGGACGTGAACGACCAGCCGTGGCGAGCTGATCTGCTCGGGCGGCTGCTGGCCGGCAAGCTGGCCCACGTGAACCTGATCCCGCTCAACCCGACTCCGGGCAGCCGCTGGGACGCGAGCCCGAAGCCGGTCGAGCGGGAGTTCGTCCGGCGGTTGCGCGACGCCGGGGTGTCCACGACGGTGCGGGACACCCGAGGTCGCGAGATCGACGGGGCGTGTGGGCAGCTGGCCGCCGCGGAGGACAGTGGCACCGACCCGGCCGGGGAGTCGGCGTGA
- a CDS encoding phosphatidate cytidylyltransferase — protein sequence MSHLDPYGGAEARGWDHSDRPTSLPWPDPDVDPGPWGRGPQPGAELYAEPHARPPARRPEDRGGPVDAGYGDPRGPHDGDRDRRGPYGGDRPAYDERGGRGPRERERPPPGRNGRRDLDHGDAPTAQIAPVRLGHDDAPTTQMAPVRAGHGRDHDDAPTTQLAAVPAEGTPAPDAPQPDAQDPPGRRHRGRRRAGAGRPATQQAAGRAGRNLPAAISVGVGLGAAVLLPLFLYTPAFLLVIAAAFGVGIWEMSRAVRRAGAEVPLVPLLAGGVLTVTLAWFAGLDALLLGLLVTVAGTLVWRLGDGPTNVRRDMTAATLIAVYVPFLGGFAALLASSPDDGALRVLVTLVAVVLSDTGGYAAGANFGKHPMAPAISPKKSWEGFVGSVSAAALGSALLLWLLFDVAPWWGAVFGVAVSGAAVLGDLAESMIKRDLGVKDMSNLLPGHGGLMDRLDSVLFAVPTAYLLLVVFVPVVN from the coding sequence ATGTCCCACCTCGACCCCTACGGTGGCGCCGAGGCCCGCGGCTGGGACCATTCGGATCGCCCCACCTCGCTGCCCTGGCCGGACCCGGACGTCGACCCCGGCCCGTGGGGCCGCGGCCCGCAGCCCGGCGCTGAGCTGTACGCCGAGCCGCACGCCCGCCCGCCCGCCCGCCGCCCCGAGGACCGGGGCGGGCCGGTCGACGCCGGGTACGGCGACCCACGCGGCCCGCACGACGGTGACCGGGATCGGCGCGGTCCGTACGGCGGCGACCGGCCCGCGTACGACGAACGGGGCGGGCGCGGCCCCCGGGAGCGCGAGCGCCCCCCGCCCGGGCGCAACGGGCGCCGCGACCTCGACCACGGCGACGCCCCCACGGCACAGATCGCGCCGGTACGCCTCGGCCACGACGACGCGCCGACCACCCAGATGGCACCGGTGCGTGCCGGCCACGGCCGGGACCACGACGACGCACCCACCACCCAACTCGCCGCCGTGCCGGCCGAGGGCACGCCGGCACCCGACGCGCCGCAGCCGGACGCGCAGGATCCGCCGGGCCGGCGGCACCGTGGTCGACGGCGGGCCGGTGCCGGTCGGCCGGCGACCCAGCAGGCGGCGGGCCGGGCCGGGCGGAACCTGCCGGCGGCCATCTCGGTCGGCGTGGGCCTGGGCGCGGCGGTGCTGCTGCCGCTGTTCCTCTACACCCCGGCGTTCCTGCTGGTGATCGCCGCGGCCTTCGGCGTGGGCATCTGGGAGATGTCCCGGGCGGTACGCCGGGCCGGCGCCGAGGTGCCGCTGGTGCCGCTGCTCGCCGGCGGGGTGCTCACCGTCACCCTGGCCTGGTTCGCCGGCCTGGACGCGCTCCTGCTGGGCCTGCTCGTCACGGTGGCGGGCACGCTGGTCTGGCGGCTCGGTGACGGCCCGACCAACGTCCGACGGGACATGACCGCGGCGACCCTGATCGCGGTGTACGTCCCCTTCCTCGGCGGCTTCGCCGCCCTGCTCGCGTCCTCCCCCGACGACGGCGCACTGCGGGTGCTGGTGACCCTGGTCGCGGTGGTGCTCTCGGACACCGGCGGGTACGCGGCCGGGGCCAACTTCGGCAAGCATCCGATGGCGCCGGCGATCAGCCCGAAGAAGTCCTGGGAGGGCTTCGTCGGCTCGGTCAGCGCCGCCGCGCTGGGCAGCGCCCTGCTGCTGTGGCTGCTGTTCGACGTGGCGCCCTGGTGGGGCGCCGTGTTCGGGGTGGCGGTCTCGGGTGCCGCGGTCCTCGGTGACCTCGCCGAATCCATGATCAAGCGGGATCTCGGTGTGAAGGACATGAGCAACCTGCTGCCCGGCCACGGCGGCTTGATGGATCGGCTCGACTCCGTGCTGTTCGCCGTGCCGACGGCGTACCTGCTGCTCGTGGTCTTCGTCCCGGTGGTGAACTGA
- the frr gene encoding ribosome recycling factor, with protein MIDDTLLEAEEKMERAVEHAKEEFGAIRTGRATPAMFSKIIIDYYGTPTPLTQMASVGIPEPRMAIIKPYDNSQINAMEKAIRDSDLGVNPNNEGNQLRILLPQMTEERRRDMIKVARHKGEEAKVAIRNIRRKGKEELDRLVKDGEVGEDEGRRAEKELDDLTQRYVAHVDELVKHKEAELLEV; from the coding sequence GTGATCGACGACACCCTCCTCGAGGCCGAGGAGAAGATGGAGCGTGCGGTCGAGCACGCCAAGGAGGAGTTCGGCGCCATCCGTACCGGTCGCGCCACTCCGGCCATGTTCTCCAAGATCATCATCGACTACTACGGCACTCCGACGCCGCTGACCCAGATGGCGTCGGTGGGCATCCCCGAGCCGCGGATGGCGATCATCAAGCCGTACGACAACTCGCAGATCAACGCCATGGAGAAGGCGATCCGCGACTCGGATCTCGGGGTCAACCCGAACAACGAGGGCAACCAGCTGCGCATCCTGCTCCCGCAGATGACCGAGGAGCGCCGCCGCGACATGATCAAGGTCGCCCGGCACAAGGGTGAGGAGGCCAAGGTCGCCATCCGCAACATCCGGCGCAAGGGCAAGGAAGAGCTGGACCGGCTCGTCAAGGACGGCGAGGTCGGCGAGGACGAGGGCCGTCGCGCCGAGAAGGAGCTGGACGACCTCACCCAGCGCTACGTGGCGCACGTCGACGAACTGGTCAAGCACAAGGAAGCCGAACTCCTGGAAGTCTGA
- the pyrH gene encoding UMP kinase, with translation MTQVVSDRTLAADDPTAPPPGRARRVVLKLSGEVFGGGAIGVDPDVVQAIARQIATVVRRGVQVSVVVGGGNFFRGAELQKRGMDRARADYMGMLGTVMNCLALQDFLEKEGIETRVQSAITMAQVAEPYIPLRAIRHLEKGRVVIFGAGAGMPYFSTDTVAAQRALEIHADVVLMSKNGVDGVYTADPRVDPTASKFDSITFSEVLRRNLRVADAAAFSLCMENGLPMLVFGAQGDDTIVRAVGGEKIGTLITT, from the coding sequence ATGACGCAGGTTGTGAGTGACCGGACGCTGGCGGCGGACGATCCGACGGCACCACCGCCCGGCCGGGCCCGACGGGTGGTGCTGAAGCTCTCCGGCGAGGTGTTCGGTGGCGGCGCGATCGGCGTGGACCCGGACGTCGTGCAGGCCATCGCCCGGCAGATCGCCACGGTGGTGCGCCGGGGTGTGCAGGTCTCCGTGGTGGTCGGCGGCGGCAACTTCTTCCGCGGCGCGGAGCTGCAGAAGCGGGGCATGGACCGGGCCCGGGCGGACTACATGGGCATGCTCGGCACCGTGATGAACTGCCTCGCCCTCCAGGACTTCCTGGAGAAGGAGGGCATCGAGACCCGCGTACAGAGCGCCATCACGATGGCCCAGGTCGCCGAGCCGTACATCCCGCTGCGGGCGATTCGGCACCTGGAGAAGGGCCGCGTGGTCATCTTCGGCGCCGGCGCGGGCATGCCGTACTTCTCCACCGACACGGTGGCCGCCCAGCGTGCGCTGGAGATCCACGCGGACGTGGTGCTGATGAGCAAGAACGGTGTGGACGGCGTCTACACGGCCGACCCCCGGGTCGACCCGACCGCGAGCAAGTTCGACTCGATCACCTTCTCCGAGGTGCTGCGCCGCAACCTTCGGGTCGCCGACGCGGCCGCCTTCAGCCTCTGCATGGAGAACGGCCTGCCGATGCTGGTCTTCGGCGCGCAGGGCGACGACACCATCGTCCGGGCCGTGGGCGGCGAGAAGATCGGCACGCTGATCACCACCTGA
- the tsf gene encoding translation elongation factor Ts, which yields MSQITAADVKKLRDLTGAGMMDSKKALTEAEGDFDKAVEILRVKGAKDVGKRAGRTAANGLVAHSGKALLELNCETDFVAKNDGFIALAQQLVEHGERAGVRNAEELLASELDGRTVADIVQEQSAKIGEKLVLNRFAKLDGNVAVYLHRKAQDLPPAVGVLVQYAGTTDEAGDADARGAAMQIAAMRPQYLTRDEVPAEVVESERRIAEQTAREENKPEAALPKIVEGRVNSFFKDFVLLEQSSVTDNKKTVKQVLAEAGIEVTGFVRFEVGQA from the coding sequence ATGTCCCAGATCACCGCCGCGGACGTCAAGAAGCTCCGCGACCTGACCGGCGCCGGCATGATGGACAGCAAGAAGGCCCTGACCGAGGCCGAGGGCGACTTCGACAAGGCCGTCGAGATCCTGCGCGTCAAGGGCGCCAAGGACGTCGGCAAGCGGGCCGGTCGGACCGCCGCGAACGGTCTGGTCGCGCACTCCGGCAAGGCGCTGCTCGAACTCAACTGCGAGACCGACTTCGTCGCCAAGAACGACGGCTTCATCGCGCTGGCACAGCAGTTGGTCGAGCACGGCGAGCGGGCCGGCGTGCGCAACGCCGAGGAGCTGCTGGCCAGCGAGCTGGACGGCCGTACCGTCGCCGACATCGTCCAGGAGCAGTCCGCCAAGATCGGCGAGAAGCTGGTGCTCAACCGGTTCGCCAAGCTCGACGGCAACGTCGCGGTCTACCTGCACCGCAAGGCGCAGGACCTGCCGCCGGCGGTCGGCGTGCTGGTGCAGTACGCGGGCACGACCGACGAGGCCGGCGACGCCGACGCGCGGGGTGCGGCCATGCAGATCGCCGCGATGCGCCCGCAGTACCTCACCCGCGACGAGGTGCCGGCCGAGGTCGTCGAGTCCGAGCGGCGCATCGCCGAGCAGACCGCCCGCGAGGAGAACAAGCCCGAGGCAGCGCTGCCGAAGATCGTCGAGGGTCGGGTGAACTCCTTCTTCAAGGACTTCGTCCTGCTGGAGCAGTCCTCGGTCACCGACAACAAGAAGACGGTGAAGCAGGTGCTGGCCGAGGCCGGCATCGAGGTCACCGGCTTCGTGCGGTTCGAGGTCGGCCAGGCCTGA
- the rpsB gene encoding 30S ribosomal protein S2 has product MAVVTMRQLLESGVHFGHQTRRWNPKMKRFIFTERNGIYIIDLRQTLDYIEKAYDFVRNTVAEGGSILFVGTKKQAQEAIAEQATRVGQPYVNHRWLGGMLTNFQTVYKRLQRMKELEALGDLSGTAAGYTKKETLQLSREKIKLTRTLGGLRDMQKLPAAVWVVDTKKEHIAVDEARKLGIPVIAVLDTNCDPDEVDFPIPGNDDAIRSAELLTKVVAAAVADGLIARSGRRRGGDEKPEGGVATDEPLAEWERELLEEPKKADEQPAEQPATEQQPAEQPAAVSGQ; this is encoded by the coding sequence ATGGCCGTCGTGACCATGCGTCAGCTGCTCGAGAGTGGCGTTCACTTCGGGCACCAGACCCGGCGCTGGAACCCGAAGATGAAGCGCTTCATCTTCACCGAGCGCAATGGCATCTACATCATCGACCTGCGTCAGACCCTCGACTACATCGAGAAGGCGTACGACTTCGTGCGCAACACGGTGGCCGAGGGCGGCAGCATCCTCTTCGTCGGCACCAAGAAGCAGGCCCAGGAGGCGATCGCCGAGCAGGCGACGCGGGTCGGCCAGCCGTACGTCAACCACCGCTGGCTCGGCGGCATGCTGACCAACTTCCAGACGGTGTACAAGCGGCTGCAGCGGATGAAGGAGCTGGAGGCCCTCGGTGACCTCAGCGGCACCGCCGCCGGCTACACCAAGAAGGAGACGCTTCAGCTCTCCCGCGAGAAGATCAAGCTGACCCGCACCCTGGGTGGCCTGCGGGACATGCAGAAGCTCCCGGCCGCGGTCTGGGTGGTCGACACCAAGAAGGAGCACATCGCCGTCGACGAGGCCCGCAAGCTGGGCATCCCGGTGATCGCCGTGCTCGACACCAACTGCGACCCGGACGAGGTCGACTTCCCGATCCCGGGTAACGACGACGCGATCCGCTCGGCCGAGCTGCTGACCAAGGTCGTCGCCGCCGCCGTCGCCGATGGCCTGATCGCCCGCTCCGGCCGTCGCCGGGGTGGCGACGAGAAGCCGGAGGGTGGCGTCGCCACCGACGAGCCGCTGGCCGAGTGGGAGCGCGAGCTGCTCGAGGAGCCGAAGAAGGCCGACGAGCAGCCCGCCGAGCAGCCGGCGACCGAGCAGCAGCCCGCCGAGCAGCCAGCGGCCGTCTCCGGTCAGTGA
- a CDS encoding YraN family protein: MTKRNQAVGGYGERCAVRHLIEAGLRPVARNWRCPSGEIDIVAWDGPVLAFCEVKTRRTSTFGTPVEAVVPRKARRLRGLAAAWLAATGTTADEVRFDVISVLLPRTGRARVEHVKDAFP, translated from the coding sequence ATGACCAAGCGGAACCAGGCGGTCGGCGGCTACGGGGAACGCTGCGCCGTACGACACCTGATCGAGGCGGGGCTGCGCCCGGTGGCCCGGAACTGGCGCTGCCCCTCGGGAGAGATCGACATCGTCGCCTGGGACGGTCCGGTGCTCGCCTTCTGCGAGGTGAAGACGCGCCGCACGTCGACGTTCGGCACCCCCGTCGAGGCCGTGGTGCCGCGCAAGGCACGCCGGCTGCGCGGCCTCGCCGCCGCGTGGCTGGCCGCCACCGGCACCACCGCCGACGAGGTCCGCTTCGACGTCATCTCGGTCCTGCTGCCGCGCACCGGCCGGGCCCGGGTCGAGCACGTCAAGGACGCATTCCCATGA
- a CDS encoding YifB family Mg chelatase-like AAA ATPase, with protein sequence MSYARVLCVGLVGVTGHLVEVEADLALGLPAVVISGLPDTALHEARDRVRAAVVNSGQRWPNRRITLNLLPATLPKFGSAFDLAIAVALLGGSGELPLLPLDGVAVLGELGLDGTVRPVRGVLPMVAAAATAGVERVIVPAGNVAEAAVVPGLRVRGVDSLHQLVAFVRDGAPLIEPPVDAPLPAAAGSDLADVAGQGLGRRALEIAAAGGHHLALIGPPGAGKTMLAERLPSILPVLDDDAALEVTALHSIAGLLPAGGGLIRRPPFQAPHHTATLPSIVGGGTGLARPGAISLAHRGVLLMDEAPEFSKAALEALRQPLENGRVVLTRSRGGAEYPARAQLVLAANPCPCANPAGDDRCECPPLTRRRYLGRLSGPLLDRIDLQVRLPPMRAAELMETTAHESSAVVAGRVAAAREAASRRWAALGRRLNAEIPGPALRQAPWRLLGRDTAELRSRLDSGSLSARGFDRVIRLAWTIADLDGRARPDKNDVSEAISLRTGEGT encoded by the coding sequence ATGAGCTACGCCCGGGTGCTCTGCGTCGGCCTGGTCGGAGTGACCGGTCATCTGGTGGAGGTGGAGGCGGATCTCGCTCTCGGCCTGCCGGCGGTGGTGATCTCCGGACTGCCCGACACCGCCCTGCACGAGGCTCGCGACCGGGTCCGTGCCGCGGTGGTCAACTCCGGTCAACGGTGGCCGAACCGGCGGATCACCCTCAACCTGCTGCCGGCCACCCTGCCCAAGTTCGGTTCGGCCTTCGACCTGGCGATCGCGGTGGCGCTGCTCGGTGGCTCCGGGGAGCTGCCGCTGCTGCCGCTGGACGGTGTGGCCGTGCTCGGCGAGTTGGGTCTGGACGGGACGGTGCGACCGGTCCGGGGCGTACTGCCGATGGTCGCCGCAGCGGCGACGGCCGGCGTCGAGCGGGTGATCGTCCCGGCGGGCAACGTCGCCGAGGCCGCGGTCGTCCCGGGGCTGCGGGTACGCGGCGTGGACAGCCTGCACCAGTTGGTCGCCTTCGTCCGCGACGGCGCCCCGCTGATCGAGCCGCCGGTGGACGCCCCGCTCCCGGCCGCCGCCGGGTCCGATCTCGCCGACGTCGCCGGGCAGGGGCTCGGGCGGCGTGCCCTGGAGATCGCCGCCGCCGGCGGGCATCACCTGGCGCTGATCGGGCCGCCGGGAGCGGGCAAGACGATGCTCGCCGAGCGCCTGCCGTCGATCCTGCCGGTACTGGACGACGATGCCGCGCTGGAGGTGACCGCGCTGCACTCGATCGCCGGGCTGTTGCCGGCCGGTGGCGGGTTGATCCGCCGCCCGCCGTTCCAGGCCCCGCATCACACCGCGACCCTGCCCTCCATCGTCGGCGGCGGGACGGGGCTGGCCCGCCCCGGCGCGATCTCGCTCGCCCACCGTGGGGTGCTCCTGATGGACGAGGCACCCGAGTTCAGCAAGGCGGCGCTGGAGGCGTTGCGCCAGCCGTTGGAGAACGGCCGGGTGGTGTTGACCCGCAGCCGGGGCGGTGCGGAATACCCGGCCCGCGCCCAGCTGGTGCTCGCGGCCAATCCCTGCCCGTGCGCGAACCCGGCCGGCGACGATCGCTGCGAGTGCCCGCCGCTGACCCGCCGTCGCTACCTCGGCCGGCTCTCCGGTCCACTGCTCGACCGGATCGACCTGCAGGTACGCCTACCGCCGATGCGGGCGGCCGAGCTGATGGAGACGACCGCCCACGAGTCCTCCGCGGTGGTCGCCGGGCGGGTGGCCGCGGCGCGGGAGGCGGCGTCCCGCCGCTGGGCGGCGCTCGGCCGGCGACTCAACGCCGAGATCCCCGGCCCGGCCCTGCGCCAGGCACCGTGGCGACTGCTCGGCCGGGACACCGCCGAGCTGCGGTCCCGGCTCGATTCCGGTTCGCTCTCCGCCCGCGGCTTCGACCGGGTCATCCGGCTCGCCTGGACCATCGCCGACCTGGACGGGCGGGCACGCCCGGACAAGAACGACGTCAGCGAGGCCATCTCGCTCAGGACGGGAGAGGGCACGTGA